One segment of Zonotrichia albicollis isolate bZonAlb1 chromosome 4, bZonAlb1.hap1, whole genome shotgun sequence DNA contains the following:
- the ITIH2 gene encoding inter-alpha-trypsin inhibitor heavy chain H2 has product MKNLSSFLVLFLISGVRSFELVIGDIPDEVENLIDLEMDGFASNPKARNGRYQRSTSDWGYDGDLVEDDDKVGLYSYKVQSTITSRLANTMIQAKMVNNARRPQPIMFDVQVPKGAFIDNFTMDINGITFTSHIREKSEARKMYAQAKAKGKAAGIVRSNALDMENFQTEVNVPPGMRIQFQLHYHEMIRRKLSSYEHVISVKPGRLAKHLEVDVRIIEPQGLRYVHVPNSLGDHFNGITTISKGEKKAHVSFKPTMDQQRKCPKCSSTAVDGNFVVQYDVNRETTGGELEIFNGYFIHFFAPENLDPLPKNILFVIDVSGSMWGLKMKQTIEAMKAILSELRAADQFSLIDFNHNVRCWRDNLVSATPAQVEDAKKYIQTIHPNGGTNINEALLRATFILNEAKSLGMLDPNSVSMIVLVSDGDPTVGELKLTTIQKNVKQSIKDEFSLFCLGIGFDVDYDFLQRIATDNRGMAHRIFGNQETSLQMKNFYNQVSTPLLRKIQFNYPQESVSDVTQSSFHNYFGGSEIVVAGKVDTENLQHLESIVTATAANAELVLETLRDVEELDGFMKKDRYADPDFTRKLWAYLTVNQMMAERNAAPTAALKRNITKSILQMSLDHHIVTPFTAMLIENAEKDEIMLADQPKDPRKGCCPGTLGLTPNAAINNKGIPPWANATAVPLSFMPEQRGSPTSSLTINRVDNDPHFTIHLPKSQRNICFNINSEPGKILNLVSDPGTGVVVNGQLVGAKKAENKKLNTYFGKIGFYFQKKGLKVEISTEKITLKDGSYAITLSWADTGHVIRKQLLISVKRESNVTITVGKEMSFMVLLHRVWKKHPVNVDFLGIYIPPENQFSPAAHGLIGQFVSEPEVSIHHQTPGQAPEKPQAIMEVKGNKLTVTRGVQKDYRTDRVLGTDVLCWFVHNSGKGFIDGHYRDYLVPHLYSFMKKP; this is encoded by the exons atgaagaatcTGAGCAGCTTCTTGGTTTTGTTCCTCATTTCTGGAGTCAGGAGCTTTGAGCTGGTGATTGGGGACATCCCAGAT GAAGTGGAAAACCTGATTGATCTGGAAATGGATGGGTTTGCCTCGAACCCCAAGGCCAGAAATGGCAGGTACCAG AGGAGCACATCTGACTGGGGCTATGATGGAGATCTG GTGGAGGATGACGACAAGGTAGGTCTGTACAGCTACAAGGTGCAATCCACCATCACGTCCAGGCTGGCCAACACCATGATCCAAGCCAAGATGGTGAACaatgccaggaggccccagccCATCATGTTTGACGTGCAAGTGCCCAAAGGAGCCTTCATTGACAACTTTACCAT GGATATCAATGGTATCACATTTACCAGCCATATTCGGGAAAAATCTGAAGCCAGAAAAATGTATGCTCAAGCAAAAGCCAAAGGCAAAGCTGCTGGAATAGTCAG GAGCAATGCCTTGGACATGGAAAACTTCCAAACCGAAGTGAATGTGCCCCCAGGAATGAGGATCCAGTTCCAGCTTCACTACCACGAAATGATCCGAAGGAAGCTGAGCTCCTACGAGCACGTCATCTCTGTGAAGCCAGGACGCCTGGCCAAGCACTTGGAG GTGGATGTCCGGATCATTGAGCCGCAGGGACTGCGCTACGTGCACGTTCCTAATTCACTTGGAGATCACTTCAATGGAATCACCACCATCTccaagggagagaaaaag GCTCACGTTTCCTTCAAGCCAACAATGGATCAGCAGAGAAAATGCCCCAAGTGCTCGTCCACGGCCGTGGATGGAAATTTTGTGGTGCAGTACGATGTGAACAGAGAGACCACGGGGGGAGAGCTGGAA attTTTAATGGCTATTTTATTCACTTCTTTGCTCCGGAAAATCTTGATCCACTGCccaaaaacattttatttgttATAGATGTTAGTGGCTCCATGTGGGGACTAAAAATGAAACAG ACCATCGAGGCCATGAAGGCAATCCTGAGTGAGCTCCGTGCTGCTGACCAGTTCTCCCTGATCGACTTCAACCACAACGTCCGCTGCTGGAGGGACAATCTGGTCTCAGCCACCCCAGCACAGGTGGAAGATGCCAAGAAGTACATCCAGACAATCCATCCCAACGGGG GCACAAATATCAATGAAGCTCTTCTCCGAGCCACTTTCATCCTGAACGAAGCCAAAAGTTTAGGCATGCTGGACCCAAACTCAGTTTCCATGATTGTACTGGTATCTGATGGAGACCCAACAGTAG GTGAGCTGAAGCTGACAACCATCCAGAAGAACGTGAAGCAGAGCATCAAGGATGAGTTCTCTCTCTTCTGCCTCGGGATTGGGTTTGATGTGGATTACGATTTCCTGCAGAGGATCGCAACCGACAACCGCGGCATGGCCCACAGGATTTTTGGAAACCAGGAGACTTCTCTCCAAATGAAG AACTTCTACAACCAGGTCTCCACCCCACTCCTGAGGAAGATTCAGTTCAACTACCCCCAGGAGTCAGTGTCAGATGTCACCCAGAGCAGCTTCCACAACTACTTTGGTGGCTCAGAGATCGTGGTGGCTGGGAAGGTGGACACAGAGAACCTGCAGCACCTGGAGAGCATCGTCACCGCGACTGCA GCAAATGCAGAGCTCGTCTTGGAAACCCTGAGAGATGTTGAAGAGCTGGATGGATTCATGAAGAAGGACAGATATGCAGATCCTGACTTCACCAGGAAGCTGTGGGCCTATCTGACTGTGAACCAGATGATGGCAGAGAG AAACGCAGCCCCCACCGCAGCTTTGAAGAGGAACATCACCAAATCCATCCTGCAGATGTCTCTGGACCATCACATCGTCACCCCCTTCACGGCCATGCTGATAGAGAATGCTGAGAAGGATGAGATAATGCTGGCAGACCAGCCCAAAGACCCCAGGAAGGGCTGCTGCCCAG GAACCCTGGGATTAACTCCAAATGCAGCCATTAACAACAAAGGGATCCCACCATGGGCCaatgccacagctgtgccactcAGCTTCATGCCTGAGCAAAGGGGCTCACCTACGTCCTCTCTGACAATCAACAGAG TGGACAATGACCCACATTTCACCATACACCTGCCTAAGAGCCAGAGGAACATCTGCTTCAACATCAACTCGGAGCCTGGCAAGATCCTAAACTTGGTTTCTGACCCTGGCACTG GAGTTGTGGTCAATGGGCAGCTTGTCGGGGCCAAGAAAGCAGAGAATAAGAAACTCAACACATACTTTGGCAAGATTGGGTTTTATTTCCAAAAGAAAGGCCTGAAAGTGGAGATAAGCACGGAAAAGATCACGCTGAAGGATGGCTCATATGCCATCACACTGAGCTGGGCTGACACGGGGCACGTCATCCGCAAACA GCTCCTCATATCTGTGAAGAGAGAAAGCAATGTTACCATTACTGTGGGGAAGGAGATGTCCTTCATGGTTTTGCTGCACCGTGTGTGGAAGAAACACCCAGTGAATGTTGATTTCCTGGGGATCTACATTCCCCCAGAAAACCAGttctctcctgcagcccatgggctGATAG GTCAGTTTGTGTCTGAACCAGAAGTGTCAATCCACCACCAAACACCTGGGCAAGCTCCAGAGAAACCACAAGCCATCATGGAAGTGAAGGGCAACAAGCTCACTGTTACCAG